A genomic segment from Halogeometricum sp. S3BR5-2 encodes:
- the lipA gene encoding lipoyl synthase, which yields MRRSNPHAFHLRAERSRMSGRRKPDWLKMRPPSGRRFTDIKQTLRDRDLHTVCEEANCPNMGECWSGADGPGTATFMLMGDRCSRGCNFCDVQTGGMEPLDPEEPANVASAVAEIGLDYVVLTSVDRDDLPDQGAAHFAETIREIKRRDASILVEVLIPDFQGDEDAVRKIIDAEPDVIAHNIETVERLQWPVRDRRANYEQTLSVLEQVKRESDIYTKTSVMLGLGEYDHEIYRTLSDLREADVDVVTLGQYLQPSRTHLDVFEYVHPDAFETWRRVAEEELNFLYCASGPMVRSSYKAGELFVDAVLRDGKSVDQARREARTAAGD from the coding sequence ATCCGTCGGTCTAATCCTCACGCTTTTCACCTCCGCGCCGAACGTTCTCGTATGAGCGGCAGGCGCAAACCCGACTGGCTGAAGATGCGTCCGCCGTCGGGGCGACGCTTCACGGACATCAAGCAGACGCTCAGAGACAGGGATTTACACACCGTCTGCGAGGAGGCCAACTGCCCGAACATGGGCGAGTGCTGGAGCGGTGCCGACGGCCCCGGCACGGCGACGTTCATGCTGATGGGCGACCGCTGCTCCCGCGGCTGTAACTTCTGCGACGTACAGACGGGCGGTATGGAGCCGTTGGACCCCGAGGAACCCGCGAACGTCGCCTCTGCGGTCGCGGAGATAGGCCTCGACTACGTCGTCCTCACCTCCGTCGACAGGGACGACCTGCCGGACCAGGGCGCCGCGCACTTCGCCGAGACCATCCGGGAGATAAAGCGCCGCGACGCCTCCATCCTCGTCGAGGTGCTCATCCCGGACTTCCAGGGCGACGAGGACGCCGTCCGGAAGATAATCGACGCCGAACCGGACGTCATCGCGCACAACATCGAGACGGTCGAACGCCTCCAGTGGCCCGTTCGCGACAGGCGAGCGAACTACGAGCAGACCCTCTCGGTGCTCGAACAGGTGAAGCGCGAGTCGGACATCTACACGAAGACGAGCGTGATGCTCGGCCTCGGCGAGTACGACCACGAGATATACCGGACGCTGTCGGACCTCCGCGAGGCGGACGTCGACGTGGTGACCCTCGGCCAGTACCTCCAACCCTCCAGAACGCACCTCGACGTGTTCGAGTACGTCCACCCCGACGCGTTCGAGACGTGGCGCCGCGTCGCCGAGGAGGAGTTGAACTTCCTCTACTGCGCCTCCGGGCCGATGGTCCGTTCGTCGTACAAGGCGGGCGAACTGTTCGTCGACGCCGTCCTCCGGGACGGCAAGAGCGTCGACCAGGCGCGCCGCGAGGCCCGCACCGCGGCCGGCGACTGA
- the otsB gene encoding trehalose-phosphatase: MSEARSAAFTSTVEALDAKLREREELLLCVDFDGTLSPVVDDPQTATILPENRTALEALQSHPDVTVAVVSGRELSDVRSRVDLTGITYAGNHGLELRTEGTTKVHPVAKERKSDIGRLSAELRERFETVRGVHVEDKGQTLTVHHRRAADAHAERARRTVARLVGEFGGETLTVSGDEEIVEVRPAIDWDKGSIVSSLLRDHASCLPVFVGDARTDEAGFRAVERDGVGVRVGDPDDRPTAATEFVSDPAETAALLEWFRRTGVDRLAAPLEATQARQAGPTGASSPSPSPSDDRPDAADD; this comes from the coding sequence ATGTCTGAGGCGCGGAGCGCGGCGTTCACCTCGACGGTCGAGGCGCTGGACGCGAAGCTTCGAGAGCGCGAGGAACTGCTCCTCTGCGTCGACTTCGACGGGACCCTCTCGCCCGTCGTCGACGACCCGCAGACGGCGACGATACTCCCGGAGAACCGCACCGCGCTGGAGGCGCTGCAGAGCCACCCCGACGTCACCGTCGCGGTGGTCAGCGGGCGCGAACTCTCCGACGTCCGCTCGCGCGTGGACCTCACGGGCATCACCTACGCCGGGAACCACGGGCTCGAACTCCGCACCGAGGGAACGACGAAGGTACACCCCGTCGCCAAGGAGCGGAAGTCCGACATCGGACGGCTGAGCGCGGAACTCCGCGAGCGGTTCGAGACGGTCAGGGGGGTCCACGTCGAGGACAAGGGCCAGACCCTGACGGTGCACCACCGCCGCGCGGCGGACGCCCACGCCGAACGGGCGCGTCGGACCGTCGCGCGCCTCGTCGGCGAGTTCGGCGGCGAGACGCTCACCGTCAGCGGCGACGAGGAGATAGTCGAGGTGCGCCCCGCCATCGACTGGGACAAGGGCAGCATCGTCTCCTCGCTGCTGCGCGACCACGCGTCGTGTCTCCCCGTGTTCGTCGGGGACGCGCGGACCGACGAGGCGGGGTTCCGCGCCGTCGAACGCGACGGCGTCGGCGTCCGCGTCGGCGACCCCGACGACCGACCGACGGCGGCAACGGAGTTCGTCAGCGACCCCGCGGAGACGGCCGCCCTGCTGGAGTGGTTCCGGCGGACGGGCGTCGACCGACTGGCGGCGCCGCTGGAGGCGACGCAGGCACGGCAAGCGGGGCCGACGGGCGCCTCCTCCCCGTCCCCGTCGCCCTCGGACGACCGACCGGACGCCGCGGACGACTGA
- a CDS encoding alpha,alpha-trehalose-phosphate synthase (UDP-forming) — MAKTPPAESADDIRLETGDRIEPNGRADADETAESRHLVVVSNREPYQHHYEDDGSIDVEEPVGGLTAGLDPVVQKTRGDWVAWGDGDADAVVTDDEDCVAVPPGDERYTLRRVWLTDDEVSGYYYGYSNRVLWPLCHDLVDRIEMEPAYWDTYKSVNESFGRAAAERATEDSTVWIQDYHFCLAPKTIRERLPTGANMVQFWHIPWPAWDTFRVVPNPEELIEGLLANDVVGFHVERYRDNFLECAAQLDRTDVDREAGVVRIDGREVRVGAFPMGVDAERIESIADGFGRDDWADLAERYGIDPDTRVAVGVDRIDYTKGIPHRIDALETFWETHPEWRGELTFVQKSSHSRSQIPAYQEIAEDVCEAVQRVNERFGTDEWTPIVHVDDYLSQRELFGLYRHSDVALVSPLRDGMNLVAKEYAAAQVEEDGVLLLSEFAGAHEQMTEAIPINPYSPDGFAESIHDALTMPAGERRRRMRALRDHVREDDLDAWVADLLESAGLTATETLLAGGHDV, encoded by the coding sequence ATGGCAAAGACCCCACCGGCCGAGAGTGCGGACGATATTCGTCTGGAGACGGGCGACAGAATAGAGCCGAACGGACGAGCGGACGCCGACGAGACGGCGGAGAGTCGCCACCTCGTCGTCGTCTCCAACCGGGAACCGTATCAGCACCACTACGAGGACGACGGCAGCATCGACGTCGAGGAACCCGTCGGCGGTCTGACCGCCGGACTCGACCCCGTGGTGCAGAAGACGCGCGGCGACTGGGTCGCCTGGGGCGACGGCGACGCCGACGCCGTCGTCACCGACGACGAGGACTGCGTGGCCGTCCCGCCCGGCGACGAGCGATACACCCTGCGCCGGGTGTGGCTGACCGACGACGAGGTGTCGGGCTACTACTACGGCTACAGCAACCGGGTCCTGTGGCCGCTATGTCACGACCTCGTCGACCGCATCGAGATGGAGCCGGCGTACTGGGACACGTACAAGTCGGTCAACGAGTCGTTCGGTCGCGCGGCGGCCGAGCGCGCGACCGAGGACTCGACGGTCTGGATACAGGACTACCACTTCTGTCTCGCGCCGAAGACCATCCGGGAACGGCTCCCGACCGGCGCGAACATGGTGCAGTTCTGGCACATCCCGTGGCCGGCGTGGGACACCTTCCGCGTCGTCCCGAACCCCGAGGAACTCATCGAGGGTCTCCTGGCCAACGACGTGGTCGGCTTCCACGTCGAGCGCTACCGGGACAACTTCCTCGAGTGCGCGGCCCAACTCGACCGGACGGACGTCGACCGCGAGGCCGGCGTCGTCCGCATCGACGGGCGCGAGGTCCGCGTCGGCGCGTTCCCGATGGGCGTCGACGCCGAGCGCATCGAGTCCATCGCCGACGGCTTCGGCCGCGACGATTGGGCGGACCTGGCCGAGCGATACGGCATCGACCCCGACACGCGCGTCGCCGTCGGCGTCGACCGCATCGACTACACGAAGGGTATCCCCCACCGCATCGACGCCCTGGAGACGTTCTGGGAGACCCACCCCGAGTGGCGCGGCGAACTGACGTTCGTCCAGAAGTCGAGCCACAGTCGCTCGCAGATTCCCGCCTACCAGGAGATAGCCGAGGACGTCTGCGAGGCCGTCCAGCGGGTCAACGAGCGGTTCGGCACCGACGAGTGGACGCCCATCGTCCACGTCGACGACTACCTCTCCCAGCGCGAACTGTTCGGCCTCTACCGCCACAGCGACGTGGCGCTTGTGAGTCCGCTCCGCGACGGGATGAACCTCGTCGCCAAGGAGTACGCCGCCGCGCAGGTCGAAGAGGACGGCGTCCTCCTCTTGAGCGAGTTCGCGGGCGCGCACGAGCAGATGACCGAAGCCATCCCCATCAACCCCTACTCTCCGGACGGCTTCGCCGAGTCCATCCACGACGCCCTGACGATGCCGGCGGGGGAACGCCGCCGCCGGATGCGGGCCCTGCGCGACCACGTCCGCGAGGACGACCTGGACGCGTGGGTGGCGGACCTGCTGGAGTCGGCGGGACTGACCGCCACGGAGACGCTCCTCGCGGGAGGACACGATGTCTGA
- a CDS encoding helix-turn-helix domain-containing protein, producing MSTIASVELDVDEFALGRSLPTLENGELEVIRVAATNRDTLVPYVRVSADDFDSFGEALDEDPTVQEWRLVDDLGDERLYRMEWVEDILVVVHLLLDEEGVVLEMNGYQDGWRLRVLLPDRESLTETAQFCEGRNLTFVIKHIYEVTGSVGRGQYGLSKDQYEVLTTAMDQGYFDVPRSATMSDLAATLGISQQAVSERLRRGHKNLLESTLELGESSFGEPTKQHLE from the coding sequence ATGAGTACCATCGCGTCAGTCGAACTGGACGTGGACGAGTTCGCGCTCGGCCGGTCGCTGCCGACGCTCGAGAACGGCGAATTGGAGGTCATCCGGGTGGCCGCGACGAACCGTGACACTCTCGTCCCGTACGTCCGCGTCTCGGCGGACGACTTCGACTCGTTCGGCGAGGCGTTGGACGAGGACCCGACGGTACAGGAGTGGCGACTCGTCGACGACCTCGGCGACGAACGCCTGTACCGGATGGAGTGGGTCGAGGACATCCTCGTCGTCGTCCACCTGCTGTTGGACGAGGAGGGCGTCGTCCTGGAGATGAACGGCTATCAGGACGGCTGGCGCCTCCGCGTCCTCCTGCCGGACCGCGAGTCGCTCACCGAGACGGCCCAGTTCTGCGAGGGGCGGAACCTCACGTTCGTCATCAAGCACATCTACGAGGTGACAGGCTCCGTCGGACGGGGCCAGTACGGCCTCTCGAAGGACCAGTACGAAGTGCTCACGACGGCCATGGACCAGGGCTACTTCGACGTGCCGCGCAGCGCCACGATGAGCGACCTGGCGGCCACGCTCGGCATCTCCCAGCAGGCCGTCTCCGAGCGACTCCGCCGCGGACACAAGAACCTCCTCGAGAGCACCCTCGAACTGGGCGAGAGCTCCTTCGGCGAACCGACGAAACAACATCTGGAGTGA
- a CDS encoding LysE family translocator, with the protein MLEDSIILAFVPAALVLIVSPGPDSVYTLTRSVSDGRTVGVTAALGSSAGSIVHTTAAVLGLSAVLRTSAAAYTAVKLVGAAYLVYLGVQTLRRSEEFEITPDGTGYTPNESFKNALLINVLNPKVAIFFLAFLPQLVRPGGSTTLQLFVFGALFATLGFCYQALLAVFSARARRVITERELVRTVLRAASGSVLVGFGVRLALERRVSS; encoded by the coding sequence GTGTTAGAAGATAGCATCATCCTCGCGTTCGTCCCGGCGGCCCTCGTACTCATCGTCTCGCCGGGGCCCGATAGCGTCTACACGCTCACTCGAAGCGTCAGCGACGGGCGGACGGTCGGCGTCACCGCCGCGCTGGGGTCCTCCGCCGGAAGCATCGTCCACACGACGGCCGCCGTTCTCGGCCTCTCGGCCGTCCTTCGGACGTCGGCCGCCGCGTACACCGCCGTCAAGCTAGTCGGTGCAGCGTACTTGGTGTATCTCGGCGTACAGACGCTTAGACGGTCCGAAGAGTTCGAGATTACGCCGGACGGTACGGGTTACACGCCGAACGAATCGTTCAAAAACGCGCTCCTGATCAACGTGTTGAACCCGAAAGTAGCGATATTCTTCCTCGCCTTTCTTCCGCAGCTCGTCCGACCCGGCGGTTCGACTACCCTCCAGTTGTTCGTCTTCGGCGCGTTGTTCGCGACGCTCGGGTTCTGCTATCAAGCGCTCTTGGCGGTCTTCTCGGCGCGGGCCCGACGCGTCATCACGGAACGCGAACTCGTGCGGACGGTTCTTCGCGCGGCGAGCGGAAGCGTTCTCGTCGGATTCGGCGTCAGGTTAGCGCTCGAACGGCGGGTCTCGTCCTGA